A section of the Osmia lignaria lignaria isolate PbOS001 chromosome 3, iyOsmLign1, whole genome shotgun sequence genome encodes:
- the Lsm11 gene encoding U6 snRNA-associated Sm-like protein LSm11, whose amino-acid sequence MKFQLLLIEAYIFVSNLTKSMHKIRIFLLIVGISNRAVKTTPASGVMADDESSSTSDESLDVKSVKFDPIKALYSSKIQLSSSKAPIYDNVCKFESVLLGLAAKSKKKNITDTVAQGESSKRRFLPEQEPVAGKKAGRGGGRITEGKNVLAKMQQAFGPLGILHGYMENRVRVKVYTRNARGIRGHVEAYVAAFDKHWNLALEDCFEVWTRKVKRKAPALGGRGTAIPKQEDNDAAPKVVVKKIEGKKETLERHVPQMLLRGEQVAIIVKIN is encoded by the exons ATGAAATTCCAACTTTTACTGATAGAAGCATACATTTTCGTATCTAATTTAACTAAAAGTATGCATAAAATAAGAATATTCCTTTTAATCGTGGGAATTTCAAATCGCGCGGTGAAAACAACGCCAGCCAGTGGCGTTATGGCAGACGACGAGAGCAGTTCGACGTCCGACGAAAGTCTGGAcgtgaaaagtgtgaaatttgATCCGATAAAAGCTCTCTACTCTTCAAAGATACAACTTTCGTCCTCGAAAGCACCCATTTACGACAATGTATGCAAGTTCGAATCGGTGCTGTTGGGTTTGGCCGCAAAATCGAAA aagaaaaatataacgGACACCGTTGCGCAAGGGGAATCCTCTAAACGGCGATTTTTACCTGAACAAG AACCCGTGGCTGGCAAGAAggcaggaagaggaggagggcgAATCACCGAAGGGAAAAATGTTCTCGCGAAAATGCAACAGGCTTTCGGCCCGCTTGGAATACTTCATGGATACATGGAAAATCGTGTTCGAGTTAAG GTCTACACGAGGAACGCGCGCGGCATAAGAGGACACGTGGAGGCATACGTGGCTGCCTTCGACAAGCACTGGAACCTCGCGCTCGAGGACTGTTTCGAGGTTTGGACCCGTAAAGTCAAGAGGAAAGCACCAGCTCTag GTGGTAGGGGCACAGCGATCCCGAAACAAGAGGACAACGATGCCGCGCCCAAAGTGGTCGTGAAGAAGATCGAGGGAAAGAAGGAGACCTTGGAGAGACAcgtgccgcaaatgctactGAGGGGAGAACAGGTCGCTATAATCGTCAAAATCAATTGA